In Aptenodytes patagonicus chromosome 8, bAptPat1.pri.cur, whole genome shotgun sequence, a genomic segment contains:
- the HRH1 gene encoding histamine H1 receptor, with the protein MSNNTTENSTNPHAALLGLFLGSISLITIVINILVLYAVKTEKKLQTVGNLYIVSLSIADLIVGAAVMPLNIVYLLSPVWTLGLPACLFWLSMDYVASTASIFNLFILCIDRYRSVQQPLKYLKYRTKMRASLMILGVWLLSFMWVIPILGWHVFANNGERKVKENKCETEFSEVTWFKVLTAVVNFYLPSIMMLWFYYKIFRAVRKHCQHRELIDRSHRSFSEKNPIHHSKTKDEQNICLQKQILDENTPPKDKQSSPQPKNMEAELHFSNPDKSSKAFVSKSNRKVLKWSCFPLTTAQSEPGLDKAGKKCVCVTKDNENEEEPCSQDSDLSDASDSHTFTEDVPSREHSSPNPGSACSPQEKTEDRDFRGPTHLRKTWQRHTHSKRHIQGLHGNRERKAAKQLGVIMAAFMLCWIPYFVLFMVIAFHGHEQFSKLHMFTIWLGYMNSTLNPFLYPLCNQNFKKTFKKILHIH; encoded by the coding sequence ATGTCAAATAACACAACAGAGAACTCGACTAACCCTCACGCAGCTCTTCTAGGTCTGTTCCTGGGAAGCATTTCACTGATCACTATTGTCATTAATATATTAGTACTATATgctgtgaaaactgaaaagaagcTGCAAACAGTTGGCAATTTATACATTGTCAGCCTCTCTATTGCAGATCTGATAGTTGGTGCAGCTGTTATGCCCCTGAATATTGTTTATCTCCTAAGTCCTGTGTGGACTCTAGGCTTACCAGCCTGCTTGTTCTGGCTGTCAATGGATTATGTGGCCAGTACTGCATCCATTTTCAATCTCTTCATATTGTGCATTGACCGTTATCGTTCAGTTCAGCAACCACTGAAATATCTCAAATATAGAACAAAAATGAGAGCATCGCTAAtgattttgggggtttggttgCTCTCTTTCATGTGGGTCATTCCAATCCTAGGATGGCATGTTTTTGCTAATAATGGGGAaaggaaagtaaaggaaaacaagTGTGAAACTGAATTCTCTGAAGTCACCTGGTTTAAAGTGTTGACAGCCGTTGTCAATTTCTACCTACCTTCTATCATGATGTTATGGTTCTACTACAAAATATTCAGAGCTGTTCGAAAACACTGTCAGCACCGAGAGCTCATCGATAGATCACATCGgtctttctcagaaaaaaaccccatacatcATAGTAAGACAAAGGATGAGCAAAATATTTGCCTCCAAAAGCAAATCTTAGATGAGAACACCCCTCCCAAAGACAAGCAAAGCTCCCCCCAGCCCAAAAATATGGAGGCAGAGCTTCATTTCAGTAATCCTGACAAGTCTTCAAAGGCATTTGTTAGCAAGAGTAATAGGAAAGTCCTTAAATGGAGCTGTTTTCCTCTCACCACTGCCCAGTCTGAGCCAGGCCTGGATAAAGCAggaaagaagtgtgtgtgtgtaacaaaaGACAACGAAAACGAAGAGGAGCCTTGCTCACAAGACAGTGACTTAAGTGATGCATCAGACAGCCATACTTTCACAGAGGATGTGCCCTCTAGAGAGCACTCCAGTCCTAACCCTGGAAGTGCCTGCAGTCCTCAGGAAAAGACTGAGGACAGGGATTTCAGAGGACCGACTCACCTGAGGAAAACCTGGCAAAGGCATACCCATTCCAAAAGGCACATTCAAGGACTGCATGGGaacagggagaggaaagcagCTAAGCAGTTAGGGGTCATAATGGCAGCCTTTATGCTGTGCTGGATTCcctattttgtattatttatggTAATAGCTTTCCATGGCCATGAACAATTTTCGAAATTACACATGTTCACTATATGGCTTGGCTATATGAACTCCACCTTAAATCCATTCCTGTATCCTCTTTGTAACCAGAATTTCAAGAAGACATTCAAAAAGATCCTTCACATTCACTGA